A genome region from Crossiella equi includes the following:
- a CDS encoding dipeptidase: MSSTENPHGGLDLRARVAGLMPRARTELAELVALPSVADPRQFPPRECEYAANWVCEAFAGLGFTDARLVLTSDGSRAVVGSRPCPDPGAPTVLLYTHYDVQPPLDETAWHTPPFALTEVGGRWYGRGSADCKGNIVATLTALRALGEHVPVHLKLAVEGSEEQGTGGLADLIRQEPDLFRADAVLVCDTGNAEVGKPSLTVSLRGMVNVVVAVETLATEVHSGMYGGAAPDALAALVAVLATLRDGAGNTTVRGLAHDQVWPGEPYPAERFRADSGVLPGVELVGEGPVADQLWARPAVTVLGIDCPPVLGSAAAITPRAAARINLRFPPGIEPAQAGAALADHLRAAAPWGAHVTVQTQAGGAAFHAATGGPAYLAVREALREAYRAPVTTLGQGGSIPLCTVLAETFPDAEIILLGVEEPKSLIHAPNESVAPGEIAGIALALALFLQRYGQAG, encoded by the coding sequence GTGAGCAGCACCGAGAACCCGCACGGCGGGCTGGACCTGCGCGCGAGGGTGGCGGGGCTGATGCCGCGCGCGCGGACCGAGCTGGCCGAGCTCGTCGCCCTGCCCTCGGTCGCCGATCCCCGGCAGTTCCCGCCCAGGGAGTGCGAGTACGCGGCCAACTGGGTGTGCGAGGCCTTCGCCGGGCTCGGCTTCACCGACGCCCGGCTGGTACTGACCAGCGACGGCAGCCGGGCCGTGGTCGGGTCGAGGCCGTGCCCGGACCCCGGTGCGCCGACCGTGCTGCTCTACACCCACTACGACGTGCAGCCGCCGCTGGACGAGACCGCCTGGCACACACCGCCCTTCGCCCTGACCGAGGTCGGCGGCCGGTGGTACGGCCGGGGCAGCGCGGACTGCAAGGGCAACATCGTGGCCACGCTCACCGCGCTACGCGCGCTCGGCGAGCACGTGCCGGTGCACCTGAAGCTGGCCGTGGAGGGCTCGGAGGAGCAGGGCACCGGCGGCCTGGCCGACCTCATCCGCCAGGAGCCGGACCTGTTCCGCGCCGACGCGGTGCTGGTCTGCGACACCGGCAACGCCGAGGTGGGCAAGCCCTCGCTGACGGTGAGCCTGCGCGGCATGGTCAACGTGGTCGTGGCGGTGGAGACCCTGGCCACCGAGGTGCACTCGGGCATGTACGGGGGCGCGGCGCCGGACGCGTTGGCCGCCCTCGTGGCGGTCCTGGCGACGCTGCGGGACGGCGCGGGCAACACCACGGTGCGCGGCCTGGCCCACGACCAGGTGTGGCCCGGCGAGCCCTACCCCGCCGAGCGGTTCCGCGCCGACTCGGGGGTGCTGCCCGGGGTCGAGCTGGTGGGGGAGGGCCCGGTGGCCGACCAGCTCTGGGCCCGCCCGGCGGTCACGGTCCTGGGCATCGACTGCCCGCCGGTGCTCGGGTCGGCAGCGGCCATCACGCCCAGGGCGGCCGCCCGGATCAACCTGCGGTTCCCGCCGGGGATCGAGCCCGCGCAGGCGGGGGCGGCGCTGGCCGACCACCTGCGCGCGGCCGCACCGTGGGGTGCGCACGTCACGGTGCAGACGCAGGCCGGTGGGGCCGCCTTCCACGCGGCCACCGGCGGCCCGGCCTACCTGGCGGTCCGCGAGGCGCTGCGGGAGGCCTACCGCGCCCCGGTCACCACGCTGGGGCAGGGCGGGTCGATCCCGCTGTGCACGGTGCTCGCCGAGACCTTCCCCGACGCCGAGATCATCCTGTTGGGCGTGGAGGAGCCGAAGTCGCTCATCCACGCCCCCAACGAGAGCGTGGCGCCCGGCGAGATCGCGGGCATCGCCCTGGCCCTGGCGCTGTTCCTCCAGCGCTACGGCCAGGCCGGGTAG